In Castanea sativa cultivar Marrone di Chiusa Pesio chromosome 6, ASM4071231v1, a single window of DNA contains:
- the LOC142638895 gene encoding uncharacterized protein LOC142638895, producing MSILQYPDAINAPDLQVWNNAAFDNEESEGSAAFKASWSNLHSVNLSESFESDCSKENLSPLVVKTPAPVKSSVPIRPLCQNSLVINSQGKPFKVLVKEGLLETPVVPKKEHQKREEKDDRVSDERKIDLEIEEIQKEISRLSLRLEALRLEKAERNAMKTVERRGKIVQAKFMEPKQSVKNLDLMKKIEEPLPSSMKSKIIRRGMSLGPSEILAGARARQKPEITPVQSIQNRRKSCFWKLQNIDELKVTKERGKSLSLSPKSRKTVSKIQAPKQAATTMTSKRAVKKEDGVIASIQPKKLFKDGEKSVKKPVKPGRVVASRYNQIANQSNGNLRLSDGRKRSLPENDKDDGKRCDKRRASSVGKSRGNQGTESRVKKRWEIPSEVMVYKGEEDGNAVSISKVGGVLPKIRTLRCVNETPRDSGPAKRVVELIGRRSYFCNNEEVEPSVCQALSFAEGDAEEE from the coding sequence ATGAGTATTCTTCAATACCCAGATGCCATTAACGCCCCAGATCTCCAGGTTTGGAACAATGCCGCCTTTGACAACGAAGAATCCGAAGGCTCTGCTGCCTTTAAAGCTTCTTGGTCTAATCTTCACTCTGTCAATCTGTCCGAATCGTTTGAATCCGATTGCAGCAAAGAAAATCTTAGCCCTCTTGTGGTTAAAACCCCTGCCCCTGTGAAATCTTCGGTACCCATTAGGCCTCTTTGCCAGAATAGCCTTGTCATAAACTCACAAGGGAAGCCATTCAAGGTTCTTGTGAAGGAGGGCCTTCTTGAAACCCCAGTGGTACCAAAGAAGGAGCatcaaaaaagagaagaaaaagatgataGGGTCTCCGATGAAAGAAAGATTGATTTGGAAATTGAGGAAATTCAGAAGGAGATTTCTCGGTTATCTTTGAGACTTGAAGCGCTTCGACTGGAAAAGGCTGAGAGAAATGCGATGAAGACGGTTGAAAGGCGTGGAAAGATTGTGCAGGCGAAGTTTATGGAGCCAAAAcagagtgtgaagaatttggatttgatGAAAAAGATTGAAGAACCTTTACCCTCAAGCATGAAATCGAAGATTATCAGAAGGGGTATGAGTTTAGGGCCTTCCGAAATACTCGCCGGAGCCAGAGCCAGGCAGAAGCCGGAGATCACGCCGGTCCAGTCGATACAGAATCGCCGGAAATCGTGCTTTTGGAAGCTTCAAAATATAGATGAGTTGAAGGTGACAAAAGAAAGGGGTAAAAGTCTGAGTCTTAGCCCGAAATCGCGCAAAACTGTGTCAAAGATTCAGGCTCCTAAGCAAGCCGCCACGACAATGACATCTAAAAGGGCTGTGAAGAAAGAAGATGGGGTTATTGCATCAATTCAGCCAAAGAAGTTGTTTAAAGATGGAGAAAAGTCGGTGAAGAAGCCAGTGAAGCCAGGCCGGGTTGTGGCGAGCAGGTATAATCAGATTGCTAATCAGAGTAATGGGAATTTGAGATTGAGTGATGGTAGGAAGCGGTCTCTACCGGAGAATGATAAGGATGATGGGAAGAGGTGTGACAAAAGGCGAGCTTCATCAGTGGGAAAATCGCGTGGGAATCAAGGGACTGAGAGCCGGGTGAAGAAGCGGTGGGAGATTCCCAGTGAGGTAATGGTGTACAAGGGTGAGGAGGATGGTAATGCAGTGTCAATTTCTAAGGTGGGTGGCGTGCTTCCAAAGATTAGGACACTCCGGTGTGTGAATGAGACTCCAAGGGACTCAGGGCCGGCGAAAAGAGTGGTTGAATTGATTGGAAGGAGGTCGTACTTTTGCAATAATGAGGAGGTGGAGCCTTCAGTTTGTCAGGCTTTGAGTTTTGCAGAAGGAGATGCAGAGGAAGAATGA